Genomic segment of Streptomyces alboniger:
GTGCGGTAGGCCTCGACGGCGTTCGGGTACGCGAGGACGTTCATATAGCCCGAGTCGTACAGCCACGACTGCATCCGCTTGACGATGGCGGCCCGCTTGTCCGGGTCGTACTCGGCGAGCTGCTTCTCGTACAGCTCGTCGAACTTCTTGTCGCAGATGAAGTTGTCCGTGGCGGCGCTCTCCTTGGCCTTCACCGGCAGCGCGGCGCAGGTGTGGATGCCGAGGACGAAGTCCGGGTCGGGGTTGACGGACCAGCCGTCGAAGGCGAGGTCGTACTCGCCCGCGTACCAGGGCACGGAGACGTCATCGAGGCAGTCGACCTTGAGCCCGATGCCGAGATCGCCCCACCACTCCTTCAGGTACTTGCCCACCGCCTTGTCATTGGGGTCGGTGGCGTGGCACAGAATGCGCAGGTCCAGCGGCTTGCCGTCCTTGCCGACGCGCTTGCCGTCACCGTTCTTCTCGTACCCGGCCTCGTCGAGGAGCCGGGCGGCCTTCTTCGGGTCGTACGTCAGCTCCTGCTCGGCGGAGGGCTTCCAGGCGTACTGGGAGAACCGCGGCGGGATGTACCCGGCTCCCACGACGGCGTTGCCCTGGAACACCTTGTCGACGAGCGCCTCGCGGTCGACGGAGAGGAACAGTGCCTGACGGACCTTCTTGTCCAGCAGCGCCGGGTGCCCGTCGCCGAACTTCTTCCCGTCCCTCGTCTTCGCGCCGGGGTTGGTGGCGATGGCGAAGAAACGCCGCCCCGGACCCTCGTTGACCTTGACGTTCTCCACGTTCTCCAGGGATTTGGCCTGGGCCGGGGTGAGCGCGGGCTGCCCGGCGACGAACGACACCTCGCCCTTCCTGAGGGCAGAGACGGCCGCGTCCTGGTCCTTGTACGTCTTGAAGACCAGCTCGTCGAACTTGGGCGCGCCGCGCCAGAAGCCCTTGTTGGCCTTGAGCCGCACGTACTGGTCGACCTTGTAGTCCGTCAGGATGAACGGGCCGTTGCCGACGACGGGGAAGTCCTTGTCGTTGTTGAACTTCGAGATGTCGTCGACCTTCTCCCAGACGTGCTTGGGGAGGATCGGCACGTCGAGGGCGGCCATGGTGGCCTGCGGCTTCTTCAGCTCGATGACCAGCTTGGTGGGGCTGGGGGCGGTCACCTTCTTGAAGTTGGTGACGAAGTTGGAGTTCGCGGTGGCGGTGCCCTCCTTGGACATCACCTTGTTGAACGTCCAGGCGGCGTCCTCGGCGGTCGCCTGCTTCCCGTCCGACCACTTGGAGTCGTCCCGGATGGTGTAGGTCCAGGTCAGCTTGTCGGCGGAGGGCTTCCACTCGGTGGCGAACCCGGCGATCGCCTTGTTGTCCTTGGCGTCGTAGTTCGTCAGATACTCGTACGTCAGCCGGTGGATGCTGGTGCTGAGCAGCCGCTGGGCGAGGAAGGGACTGAGCGAGTCGACGCTCTGCGCCACGGCGACGGTGAGGACCTTCTTGTCCCCGTCGCCCTTGGCCTCGGCCTGCTGCGGGGCCGGATTGAGCGGCGTGGCGAGACCGGCCGTAAGGGTGAACGCGGCGGCGCTTCCGGCTAGCGCGAGCCTCAGGTGGCGGCGGGGGCGGGGACCGCAGGGGCGACGGGGGGCGGTCGTCTTCGGGACTGCCAGGACTGCCGGGACTGCCAGGACTGGTGCTCTGCCGTGCTGATCTTGTGTGTCCATGGGTCGGTGACCTCGCGTCATCGCTCGCGCAGGGATGGCTGGTTGCACGCTGGTTGATCAAGGAACGTCAGCTGGTTGATGTGTGTGTTTACCAGCGCCGGTCTGGACGAGTCAACGGCAGGTGAACCCCATGTGGCCTGCGGAAATAACGAGTTGACGGCGATTCCGAGAACGATTTCACCCCCGATTTCACCCGCATTGGTCAAGACCTCTGAAGGGTGGCTGGTGAGGGGGTGACGGTGGGGCGTTCACCGCTGGGGCGGGCTCCTCCTGGGGGGCGGTACGCGAACGGGCCCGCGCCGAGAACGGCACGGGCCCGCTGATCGAGCGACGGGGCTTACTGCTGGGGTGGCTGCGGCTCCTGCTGCGGCTGCGGAGCCTGGAAGGGTGCCCCCGGCTGGAAGGGCGCTCCGGGCTGCACGGCTTGCGGGGCCTGGCCCTGCTGGCCTTGCTGGGCCTGAGGCTGCTGCTCCTGCGGCGGCTGAGGAACGTACCCCTGCTGCGGAGCCTGTGCCTGCCACCCTTGCGGCCCCCCAGGCTGCTGGAGGTAAGGCTGCTGAGCCGGCGCGGGCGCCGACGCCGGCGGCTGCCCCTGCGGCTGCTGAGAGTAAGGCTGCTGGGGCTGAGGCTGCCCCTGCGGCTGCTGCGAAGGCGCGTACCCCTGAGGCTGTCCCGGATAGGTCCCCTGGCCCGGATAGCCCTGCCCCGGCAACGGCGGAGCCATATGCGGCGGCGGATTCCCGTCCGAGGTCCACAGTCCCTGCTGCTGCTGAGCCCGCACGAAGTCCTCGGCCACCATCGCCGAAAGGTTGAAGTACGCCTCCCGCACCTTCGGCCGCATCATGTCGAGATCGACCTCCGCGCCGGCGGCGAGATGCTCGTCGAAGGGGACGACGACAACCCCCCTGCACCGCGTCTCGAAGTGCGACACGATGTCATCGACCTTGATCATCTTCCCGGTCTCACGGACTCCGGAGATGACAGTGATGGACCGCGAGACCAGGTCGGCGTACCCGTGCGCGGACAGCCAGTCCAGCGTCGTCGATGCGCTGCTCGCGCCGTCCACCGACGGCGTAGAGATGATGATCAGCTGGTCGGCGAGGTCGAGCACCCCGCGCATCGCGCTGTACAGGAGCCCCGTACCGGAGTCCGTCAGGATGATCGGGTACTGCTTGCCGAGCACGTCGATGGCGCGCCGGTAGTCCTCGTCGTTGAAGGTCGTCGAGACGGCCGGGTCGACGTCGTTGGCGATGATCTCGAGGCCGGACGACGCCTGCGAGGTGAAGCGCCGGATGTCCATGTACGAGTTGAGGTACGGGATCGCCTGGACCAGGTCGCGAATGGTGGCCCCGGTCTCGCGCCGCACGCGCCGCCCGAGCGTACCGGCGTCGGGGTTGGCGTCGATGGCGAGGATCTTGTCCTGCCGCTCGGTGGCCAGCGTCGAGCCGAGCGCGGTGGTGGTGGTCGTCTTGCCGACACCACCCTTCAGGCTGATGACGGCGATCCGGTAGCAGGAGAGGACCGGGGTGCGGATCAGCTCCAACTTCCGCTGCCGCTCGGCCTCTTCCTTCTTGCCGCCGAGCTTGAACCGCGAACCGCCGCCCGCGGGCCGGCTGCTCTTCGCCTTCGGCTTGGTGTTGCGCAGCAGCCGGTCGGAGGAGAGCTCGACGGCGGCGGTGTAACCGAGGGGAGCCCCCGGGTTGGTGCGCTCGCGCTGATCGTGCTGTACCGGCTGGGGCCAGGCGGCGCCGGTACGGGGGTCGATGGGCGGCTGGCCGGGCTGGCCCGGGTGGCCCGGGTGCCCCGGTTGTTGTTGGGGTGCCTGTTGTTGGGGTGCCTGCGGCTGGACGGGGGGCTGGGCCTGTACGGGGACGTGAGGCTGGGGTGCCTGGGGCTGCGGCTGGGGCTGAGGTGCCTGTGGCTGCTGGTTCGGAATGGGCTGCTGGCCGGGAGCAGACTGCTGCCCGGGGAAGGGCTGCTGCCCGGGAGCGGATTGGTGCGCAGGCAGCGGCTGCCCCGGCTGAACGGGCGGCTGCTCCTGCGGCGCGGGCGGCTGAGGGAATCCGTAACCGCCCCCCTGAACGGGCTGCGGCCCCTGGGGTGCGGGCGCCTGCGGGAAGCCGTAACCACGCCCCTGCGCGGGCGACTCGGGAGCAACTGGGGCGCTGGGGGCGGCCGGGGTGCTCGGGGAGACGGGCGAGACCGGGGCAGGCGCGGACGCGGGCGCGGCCTGCGGGAATCCGTAACCTGCACCCGCCTGGGGGACCGCGGGGACCTGCGCCTCGCCGCTCGGAGCGGCGGGGGCGGAGTTCTGGGCGGGAGGCGCGGGGGCGAAGGGCGCGCCGGGCGAGACGGGTGCGGCCTGCGGGAATCCATACCCTCCCTGCGGCACCTCCGGAGTCGGCGCCTCGGGGGCGGGGGCTACCGGCGTGGAGTTCTGGGCAGGCGGCGCGGGGGCGAAGGGCGCGCCGGGCGAGACGGGTGCGGCCTGCGGGAACCCGTAGCCGCCCTGCGGCACCTCCGGAGTCGGCGCCTCGGAGGCAGGAGCAACCGGAGCGCCCGGAGCCGCGGGCGCGTGGGTGGGCGCGGGCCAGGCACCCGGCGCAGGCTGCGGAGACGGCTGCCCCGGCGCGGGGTATGGAGCGGGCGCGGCCGGCGCCGGGTGCCCCTGCGTGGGCTCGGGTTGGGCCTGCACCGGCTGCGCGGGAGGCGGAGTCGGCGTGGACGCGGGCCACTGCGGCGCGGAGGCCGGGGCCGCGGGCTGGAACGCGGGCGGCAACGGCGGAAGCACGTCCTGCGACGAAGGCGGCGGGGGCCACGAGGACGGCACGGCGTCCTGCGGCCCGTCGCCATCGGCCCCCTTATCCGTCACGGAACCGGATGAACCAACTCCATCGGCCACGGAACCGGAGCCATCGTCAGCCTCCGTACCCCCGCCGGAGTCCTGACCCTCGACCTCGTCCTCGACCGAGTCCTCACCAGCCGAGCCAGACTCATCAACATCAACATCAGCGTCCACCGGGTGCTCGGATGCCTCCGCACCCACACTCACCCCGCCCGCATCGGCAGGCGCAGACACGTCCGGGGCCTCCAGGGCCTCCGGGGCATCCGAGGCATCCGCAGCCTCGTCGGCCGCGGCACGCTCCTCGATCTCCTGCTTGAGGGCGCGAGCGGAGAACCGCATGGTGGCGCCGCTCTCAAGATCACCGCTGCCAAGACCGTCCCCGACGGGCGCAACCGCCGCGTCGTCAGCGGCAGAAGCAGAAACCGACACATCCCCAGCCCGAGCCTGAGCCCCAGCCTGAGCGACGTCCTCGTCCTCGCCCTCAACCTCATCCGGGGCCTCGGCACCACCCCTGGCCTGGGCCAAGGCATCGACCTCGTTCTTCGGCACGACACCGGTCACGTGAACCGAGGCCGCGGGCCCGGCAAGAGCCCCGCTGAAATCAGATGCATCCACACCCGAGGCCACCGGCGGCACTGGCGGCACAACGGACGGCACGGACGCCACACCGCTCTCAGCCTCGCCCGCCGCACCGGCATCCTCGGCCCTCGCGGCGGCGTCCGGCGCGGCGCCCGACTCCTCCGCCTCGTCCGGAGCGGCGGGCTGGAACCCACCGCCCACGGGCAGCTTCGGCAACACACTGGGAACGCTGCCCGAAGGCGGACCGGCAGGAGCCGGCGGCGCCGGAGGAGCGGAGAAGGACGGCATGGCGGGCGCCGACGGGGTCGAGGCGGCAGGAGGGGAAGCGGGCGGCGTGGAAACAGGCGGCGGCGTCTCACCCGTACTGCCCGAAGCGTTCTGCGTGTACCAGGCGGGCGGCGCGTAGTCGATGGTGAACTCGCCCGTCGTCTCGGCGGCGGACTCCGCGTCGGACTGATCATCGACGGGTGAGTCCCAGCCCCCGCGGATCTCGTCCCGATCGCTGTTCACAATGCCTCCTGGTGTGGTCGAGCACCCTCGTGCCGTGGTGGGGGGCGACCGTTCCTGTCGTCCGATCCGCCTGGCTCTCCCCGTTGAGGACGCGTGCGACCCGCTCGCGGGTTTCTGGCGTCGCGCCCTGTCCCAGACTAATCACCAGGACCACCAGCCCGGCAGGGCAGTCCACCTCACCAGTGCTGTCCATTTCGGCACGCCACACCCCGGAGCGATCCACGTACGTCAAACCGTGACGGACAAATCCCTCAACGGCCGACACCGCACCCCGAATTGCCCGATGCTCCGCAGGTCAGTCCATCCGCCGGGCCGTACCCAACAATCCGGTCTCGGCATCGGTGGCCCGCGTCATCACGTACTGCCGATCACGATCGGCACACCACAACGTCACTCCGTCGGCAAGCGTCGGCAGCGAATCCACATCCTCCTGAGGCAACCCCAGCGACCGCCCGATCTGCACCGCCTCGTCCGGCGACACCCGCTGTACCCCCACCAGCCGGGCCTGCCGCATCAACCGCGGAGCGACAGGACTGAGATAGGGCAGCACTGTCAGCACCGACTGCCAGGGCCCGGCCACGACCCGCCCCCGAGGCGGCCGCATTCCACAGTCCCGCACCACGAGCACGGCACTCCCGGCCGAGGCCCCCTGCGGCGGCACGCGCCCCACATCATGCACAGCCATCCCGCTGGGCCCCACCCCAAGCGCCTGCACCAGCTGCCCCCAGGCCCCGGCCCGCCCGGTCTCCACGGCCACCCGCGTTCCGATGGCAACGGCTCGCAACGCGATGACCTGAGCGGTCCACAGACCGCCGATGAGCAGTACGTCGTACGGAGTGGGCCGGCTGACCCCGAGCACGGCGGGTTGCCCTTGCGCGTCGACACCGATCACCACCCCGTCGTCACCGATGGGCAACGCAAGCGCGTCTACATCGACGGACGGAAGCGTATGCCGTCCGTGTCGCGGCCCGAGGAGACCGAAACCACATCGCAGCGCGGTCCTGATGCCGTTGCCCACGCCTGACACGGGCGCGGCAGAGGACACTCGGACAGGGGTGGTCGGCGGCACGGCCATCAGCGGGTACCTCCTAGCGGCAACGTGGCTAGCATTCCGGGTAGTTGTTCACGGTCGAGTCGCATCAATGCGGTTCCGACCTGACGAGCTGCTTGCTCGACGGCGTCCCGTGCGGCGGCGAGTTCGACTTCGCTGCGCCCGGTCACCCGCACATGCCCGCGCAGCGCGACTTCTTGTCGCTCGGTACGCCCCAGTGTCAGGCTGAAGGTCGTGGCCAGCGTTGGAACAGCAGTGAGCGTGGAGACCAGTTGGGGGAGCGAGGAGTCTCCGGTGCCCCCGAGCCGGGGCCAGCGCCGCACCCAGTACGACGTATGCCGCCGATTGTCGCAGCGCCACGCGTTCGGGGTCTCCTCTGTCCGTCGCTGAGGTTCCTCGGCCCGGCCGGGCTCCGCCGTCACGAGTGGGTTGGCACACGCCGAAGTGGCGATGGCGGAGGCAAGGCCCTCCTCGCTCAGCGCCGTAGCGCGGAACCCCGCCCCGGCCAGGCGGCTCGCCAGTTGGTCCACGGCACGCACCACGCACCTCTGGGCCCCGACGAGACCGCCGCCACGCGCGGCCACAGCCTCGGGACACAGCTCGGGGTCGAGCTTCAGGGCGATCCAGGTGATCCGGACCGCCGGCGCCCCGGCCTGGGCTTGCAGTGGAGCGTAGTTGCTGACAGCCACGGACTGACGGGGCAGGTGCAGCGCGGGCGCGGGTTGGGTGTGCAGCACGATCTGGGCCGACTCGAGCCTGATGTCGTCCACTTCCAAGGAGTCGCGCACCAGCCCGAGCGGCAACGGCCGCTGCCCTCGCCCTGCCCGCAGCGGAGTCGAGTCCGATTCGATCTGTAGCACCGCGGTTACGAAGGTGCCGTCACCGATCAATCCGAACTGCCGCCGGTCCTGGGTGCTGTAGGCATAGGTACGAAGCGCGGGGTCACATTCCACGGCAGGGGCGAATGCGGGCTCCGTGCCCGGAGCTACCGACAATCTCGCGGCGAGGCGTCTACGTGCTCGTAGCCCCCAGGCCGCGACCAGCCATTCGGGCCAGGGACGCCTGTGGAGACGTACGACGGTGAGCAGTACGAGCACGGCTGCGACCAAGGCCGTCGGCGGGATCAACAGCGGGTCCACGACCCAGGCGGTCAGCAGCAAGGCGGCCGCGACCTCAATGAGGACGAGCCGTCGCAAGCGTGTCGCGCCGAAGCGACCTACATAGGGCCGTAGTTGAAGCGTCACGGACCTTGCCCTGCTTGTGGTGCCCTCCGCGACGCGCGTCGTCAGAGGCTGACTTGAGTCTTCCGTACGTCCTCGGGCCCTGCTTCGCAGTGCGGAAGCCATCAGTCAAATCCCCCGTAAGTCGCCTGAACCGGCGTGCCGTGAGGGCCTTGTCGCTGCACGGAGCCCGGACTCCTTACCCAGCACGCACGTGTGATCACACAACAGGCATAGTAGGGGCTCGGTCTGATGACGAAGGGTGGGGGCCACGCCCCCCGGCATCACACGGGGAGAAGCTGGCACTTATGGCATCACGGCGAGATGAACTCAACGCCTACATCTTCGCGAAGCGCCGCACGCTGGCCGCGTTCATCCAGCCCTCTCCCTCCGGCTCGGAGGAAGGTGCACCCCGGCCACTGCGTGGCGTGCTGCCCGGTCTCATCGTCGGGGTGATCATCCTGGCGGTCTTCGGTGCCTGGGGAATGTTCAAGCCGGCGGCCAAGCCCGGCTGGGACAAGCCGAAAGAGCATGTGATCATCGCGAGCGACTCGACGACCCGGTACGTCGTCCTCAAGACCGACGGCGAGCGACAGTTGCACCCGGTCCTCAACATGGCGTCGGCGAAGCTCCTCCTCGATGACGGCAAGGGTGAGGTCATCAACGTCGATGAGTCCGTGCTGGACAAGGGCACGATCCCGCACGGCGCCACCATTGGCATTCCGTACGCCCCCGACCGGCTGCCGTCGCTCTCGGAGGCTGGGGCCGCGAAGCGCTGGGCGGTGTGCGAGCGCCCGGTCCAGGGGGGCAGGGCCATCCAAAAGGCCGCGTTCGTGCTGGCCGCCCGCGACGAGGAGAAGACCGACGGGCAGGAGCGGCTGCGGGGAGGCGAACTGCTGTACGTCGTCGGCCCTGACAACGTGCGTTATGTCGTCGACGCTCGTGGCACCGCATACCGGGTCTCCGCGAAGGACGAGCTCCTGGCGCGCACGCTCGTAGGATCCGGCCGCACCCCGCAGCGGGTCTCCAAGCAATGGCTCGAGACGCTGCACCGCGGCGATCCCATCACCTTCCCGAAGGTGCCCGGCACTCCCGGGGCCAATGCCGAAGTGCCGAGCCTGCGGGACCCCGCGGTGAACAAGGTGGGGATGGTCCTCCGGGCCAATAACGGCGACAGGATGCAGCATTACGTGGTCCTGCCAGGGCGGGTCGCGCCGGTCTCCGACTTCACCGCGTGGCTGCTTCTGAGCAGCCGGAGTCTGCTCGCCCTGGGACAGTCCGGCCAGGCGCGGGAGATCAGCGCCGGAGCTTTCACTCCGACCACCGAGGACTTCGACGCGCGGTACGCCTGGCCGATAGACAAACCCTCGCCCGCCAACAGCGCCTCCGCGGGCCGTGACGGCCGTAATACCGTCTGCAACGTGCTGCGGCGCGTCGACGCGGACAACGGCAGGACGACGCTGAGTACTTGGGCGGGCTCCGAATTCCCCGCCAGCCTGCCCACCGGCTCGTCGAGCGCGTACGTCACTCCTGGGTCGGGCCAGCTCTACCGGCACTTCCTCGGATCGGAGACCAAGGCGGGCAGCGTGTTCCTGGTGACCGACACGGGCCTGCGCTACGCGATGCAATCCAACAGCGACAGCGCGACGGACGACGAAGGCATCGGCACCTCGGCCCAGCAGCGGAAACGGGAGCAACAGGAGGCGCGGCAGGCCCAGACCCGCCTCGGCTACGGGGACGCGGAGGTGACCCCGGTGCCTGCCGCCTGGTCCAACCTCCTGCCGACGGGGCCCCGGTTGTCGACAGCGGCGGCCCGCCAGCCGCAGGGCTCTTAGATCCGTAGGGGAAGCCGGCCATGACGTACGTACGCACGCGGGCCCCTGGGGCCACCAGAAGCGCCGCCACGGCAGCCGTCGCACTGCTCTTCACGGCGGCCTTGATCACTCCCGTGGCCGCCGAACCCGGGGCCGCGGGCCAATGCACGTTTCCGGCCAAGAAGTACTCCGGCCGCCCGTGGGCGCTGCAACGTGTCCTACTGGACGAGCTGTGGCACCAGTCCAGAGGAGAAGGAGTACGCGTCGCGGTGATCGATACAGGAGTGGACGTCAAGAACCCGCAGCTGGCGCGCGCGGTGGATGCCTCACGGGGCCGCAACTACCTCCCGGCTAAGGACGCCGACGGGAAGAAGGTCGAACGCGGCAAAGCGAACGGCACGACGGACCTGGTCGGTCACGGCACGCGGGTCGCGGGCATCATCGCGGCACGCCCCGCCAAGGGCACGGGCTTCGTGGGCCTCGCTCCCAAAGCGACGATCATTCCCATCCAACAGAATGACGCGGAGGGCCACGGCACCGCGCGGACCCTCGCGGAAGCCATCGACTACGCCGTTGACGCGGGCGCGGACGTCATCAACATTTCCCAGGACACGGCCGACGCGGTGAAGCCCGCACCGCAGCTCGAGGAGGCGGTGAACAGGGCGCTCGGACGGCAACGGGTGATCGTCGCCTCGGTAGGCAACGACGGCCTCGGCGGCGACGTCAAGAAGACGTATCCCGCTTCCTACGATGGCGTGTTGGCCGTGGCGGCCTCGGACCGCAACAACGAACGCGCCCCCTTCTCCCAGTCCGGCGAGTTCGTGGGCGTGGCGGCGCCCGGCGTGGACATGATCTCCACCGTTCCCGGCGGCGGTCATTGCCCGGACAACGGAACCAGTTTCGCCGCCCCGTACGTTGCTGGGGTGGCGGCGCTCATCAAGGCCAAGCACAAGGACTGGACAGCACGTCAGATCACCGCCCAGATCAAACAGACCGCGGAACGCTCCGTGTCCGACCATGACCGCCTGGTCGGCTGGGGCGTCGTGGACCCGGTCCGCGCTCTGACGGAAGACGCCCACCCGATCGAGACGCCTACCCCCGCAGAGGGCCTCACCCGAGCGGAAGCTCCAACCCCCGCTGAACTGCACATGGGTGAGACCTCACAGGAGCGCACGGCGCGTATGGCCACGTATGTGGTTGTCGCGGCGGCGGTGCTGGTCGCGGGACTTGGCGGAACGGGAGTGGCCGTGCGAGACGCACGGCGCAGGCGCCGCCGGCGGGCCACGTGACACGGGCCGCCCAGCGCCGCGCCGCGCCGCCCCAGAGTCTTCGACCCGATGATCGAACTTAGTCGCTTCCCTTGCGGGGGGCGGGGGTGGTTGCTGACCAGAAGTCGGAGTGGAGATAAGGGAGGCCCTTGGAGGCGGGATCATCCGGGTCAAGAGTGTCCATGGGGGGATCACTGACCTTGGCTTCATTCACGCAGGGGGACGTGACATCCAAGAACGCTTGCCCCTTGTAGCCGATCTTCAGAGCGAGAGCATAGCCATCGGGAGTTGACGCGAAGATGGCTGGCATGTCCTTGCTGTCGCGAACCGACGTGATTTTATAGCCACTCCTCTTCCAATGCCGTTCCACCACACCCATGAAGCTGCCGCGACGTTCGGCAGAGATCTTCGTCAAGACGTAACGGCTCTGCTTTACGTCGCCCTTTCCTGTTCCGTCGTTCTTGAAGTCGGTGCAACCGGCGCTGCGTGACGCACTGCGTCCCCACTTGACGGGTGGCTTGATGGCTTTTAGCGTCGCGTCGAGGATGCCATCCGCGTGGTCCGCGGCCTCCTGCATGTTCATACGGTTCTCTTTGCTCCTGCTTTTGGTGTCTGTCGCGTTGTCTGTCATGGTGCAGCCGGCCAAGACCAAGGTCGCGAAGGCTGTGACGAGCAGGCGGAACTTCATCGATGTTGCTCCGGGATCAAGAGATCAGGACGGCCGGCGACCACGGCTGCGATGTTTGCCGCGGACTCGGGGTCGCCGCCGTTCCTCACCTCTGCGGGGTCGAAGTAATTCGAGTGGGCGTCAATCGGGCCTTCGCCGCCAATGACGGGGATCGGCCCATCATCGACCTTGAAGCGTGTGGCCCCGAAAGATTCGCTGGCGGGGTCTCTTCCGAACCAGATGTCGTCGTCTCCCCGGTCGGCCATGTCACCCATCAGGTATGCGGCGGGGGGACCGGCGAGGATTCCCGCGGCTCCGGCCCAGGCTTCCTGCTTTGATGGGAGATGGGTGACCGGGTCGTTGTCCGCGGCGCCGACGTAGACGTGACCCTTGCCGACGCCGAGATCCTCCGCCCTGTCCACACCCACACCGGGGCTGCCGACGAAAAGGATGTCGTCCGCGGATGGGATGCCGCCATCCATCTGGGCTGCCGCTCCGACTGTGCGGGAACCGTAGGAGTGACCAATGGCCGTGAGGTGCGGATCGTCGTGCCGGTTGGTGGCATCAAGGCCGCTCATGAAGCTGTTGTAGGCGGCCGCTCCCTGCTTGGCGTCATCGTCCTGCATGACGGCCAGGTTGCCCAGCAGACTGTCGGAGTCCGGGCCGATCTGAGGCGCGTCATATCCGAGCCAGACGATCGCCGCACTGGAAGGATCGATCTCGCGCGCTCCCACGGCTGTGTCATGGGCCCGTCTGGCGACGTCGTTGTTCACGAAGTCCTTGTCCAGTGCGGTACCGAGCCCTGGCACATAAGCAGAGACATTCCTCGACGTGTCGGGGTTGCCATAGGCAACGATGGCCCTACCTCCCCCCTCTCCGCCGATTCCGAGGAGAAGCATGGGCGGTTCCTTGGGGTCCTTCAGGCGCAGTCTTTCATTTTCTGCCAGTTTTCGATCGATCTCCTGAAGCCCTGCGAGCTGAGTTTTTGCCTTCTC
This window contains:
- a CDS encoding alpha/beta hydrolase, whose amino-acid sequence is MNAVLTWQQLRDLKLAELNEAGDGWGAVSDRADSDRVRVEAEMTGALTKTQESESARSAVRRLKRLGRNYEYIQTECGLIRSTVNGLSHELNAPQRRLKEALDDAAALSYTVHGDGSITYPAGGEQGTTGKKVPGGTVIGNNGMLAPGNTGLFPPGNNGLYQPGLGPGAPKLLSPNPHQAKAQDIADRISRAVREAREIDARFSRSLLKLKAEPGLKVDAGTWADAAKDAEAVRGVAYEYLKEHIPQDKSPAERKAWWEGLTKDQRAEYLAVYPDVIGNLDGIPATVRDEANRNNLNLLIGEMEGRGDEKAKTQLAGLQEIDRKLAENERLRLKDPKEPPMLLLGIGGEGGGRAIVAYGNPDTSRNVSAYVPGLGTALDKDFVNNDVARRAHDTAVGAREIDPSSAAIVWLGYDAPQIGPDSDSLLGNLAVMQDDDAKQGAAAYNSFMSGLDATNRHDDPHLTAIGHSYGSRTVGAAAQMDGGIPSADDILFVGSPGVGVDRAEDLGVGKGHVYVGAADNDPVTHLPSKQEAWAGAAGILAGPPAAYLMGDMADRGDDDIWFGRDPASESFGATRFKVDDGPIPVIGGEGPIDAHSNYFDPAEVRNGGDPESAANIAAVVAGRPDLLIPEQHR